The Solibacillus sp. FSL W7-1464 genome contains a region encoding:
- a CDS encoding ABC transporter permease, which translates to MTLLSKETVEVKRNWPLEKFHHILYPLYFPVSILLLWQLAGTFGVVEEHILPTPLKILSTFWLLSANGELHVHLLASGQRVVLGFLLGTVTAIILGVATGFSKIVQQIIDPSLQMLRTVPLLSLIPLFILWFGVGEFGKVLMIALGAFFPVYVNIFLGIRLVDQKLFEVTGILQYSFKDKLRKLIFPSAMPNILLGLRLAMGTSWLVLVVSEMMGASAGVGYMIQDARAYSQTDIVFVGLIIFIILGKLTDSLVGSIEKRALKWRDTYKG; encoded by the coding sequence ATGACACTACTATCGAAGGAAACAGTGGAAGTAAAGCGTAATTGGCCATTGGAAAAATTCCATCATATTTTATATCCGCTCTATTTTCCAGTCTCCATCTTATTGCTTTGGCAATTGGCCGGTACGTTCGGTGTCGTAGAAGAGCATATTTTACCGACACCGCTTAAAATTTTATCGACTTTCTGGCTTTTATCAGCAAACGGGGAATTGCATGTGCATTTACTTGCCAGTGGACAAAGGGTAGTACTTGGCTTTCTGTTAGGTACTGTCACTGCCATTATTCTAGGTGTTGCAACAGGCTTCAGTAAAATTGTCCAGCAGATTATTGACCCATCTCTTCAAATGCTACGAACAGTACCACTGTTATCGCTCATTCCGCTTTTTATCCTGTGGTTTGGGGTTGGGGAATTCGGCAAAGTTTTGATGATCGCTCTTGGCGCATTTTTCCCGGTATACGTCAATATTTTTTTAGGGATTCGTCTTGTTGATCAAAAACTTTTTGAAGTAACCGGTATTTTACAATATTCCTTTAAGGATAAGCTGAGGAAGCTGATCTTCCCTTCTGCGATGCCTAATATACTACTCGGTCTTCGTCTGGCAATGGGAACGTCTTGGCTCGTCCTCGTTGTGAGCGAAATGATGGGTGCAAGTGCGGGGGTCGGCTATATGATTCAGGATGCCCGCGCCTATTCCCAAACGGACATTGTCTTTGTCGGACTAATTATATTTATTATCCTAGGCAAGTTAACAGATTCGCTAGTCGGTTCAATTGAAAAGCGCGCCTTAAAATGGCGTGACACATACAAAGGTTAA
- a CDS encoding ABC transporter ATP-binding protein, with protein sequence MTKHALNIQTLNKIFTTNTEQVIALKDVNLQIKQGEFITVIGPSGCGKSTLLKIIAGLDTTYKGSVELDNKPIKGPSLEKGFIFQEPRLFPWLTVEKNIAGDQSLKNPAVRQKVNELIQLVRLEGFETAYPKQLSGGMAQRVSIARALLRNPKVLLLDEPFGALDAFTRSHMQEVLLDIWTKNKTTMIFVTHDLDEAVFLGQRVVIMNPRPGHIKAILPIELSFPRKRSSISFQEMRRNVLNEFEKVEDESYTVGAGI encoded by the coding sequence ATGACAAAACATGCGTTAAACATTCAAACATTAAACAAAATATTCACAACGAACACAGAACAAGTAATTGCTTTGAAAGATGTAAATTTACAAATTAAGCAAGGTGAATTCATTACAGTTATAGGACCTAGCGGATGCGGAAAAAGTACGTTACTTAAAATTATTGCAGGTCTCGATACAACGTATAAAGGCAGTGTTGAGTTAGACAACAAACCAATTAAGGGACCCAGTTTAGAGAAAGGTTTTATTTTTCAGGAACCACGCCTTTTCCCTTGGCTAACAGTGGAAAAAAACATCGCAGGTGACCAATCCTTAAAAAACCCTGCTGTTCGTCAAAAAGTAAATGAATTAATTCAACTTGTAAGGCTTGAGGGATTTGAAACGGCCTATCCGAAACAGCTTTCGGGTGGTATGGCACAGCGCGTGTCCATTGCGCGTGCACTGTTAAGAAACCCAAAGGTATTGCTGCTCGATGAACCATTTGGTGCACTCGATGCATTCACACGTTCACATATGCAGGAAGTACTGCTCGATATTTGGACGAAGAACAAAACAACAATGATTTTTGTAACGCATGATTTGGATGAGGCCGTGTTCCTCGGACAACGGGTTGTCATTATGAATCCGCGACCTGGACATATTAAAGCCATTTTGCCTATTGAGCTTTCTTTTCCGAGAAAGCGGTCATCCATTTCCTTCCAGGAGATGCGTCGCAATGTACTGAACGAATTTGAAAAAGTGGAAGACGAATCCTACACAGTTGGTGCAGGAATTTAA
- a CDS encoding aldehyde dehydrogenase family protein codes for MLNHTKQYINGEWVESTGTDIIEVINPATEEVVGKISSGTKEDVNRAVKAAKEAFPSFSKMTVEERIKLLEAIAEEYENRKDDLVKIMTAELGAPITKSEDIHYKMGLTHFKEAAEQLKTFKFTEEREKSYIRKEPVGVAGLITPWNFPTNQISTKIASALAAGCTMVAKPASQTPFSAVILAEILDKAGVPQGVFNLVNGSGSTVGEAISTHPDVDIVSFTGSGEVGSGLMKNAAEGIKNISLELGGKSPFVILKDADVKEAAKTALGQIAMNTGQVCSAATRMIVPEEMHDEFIEAMKELVAEFPVGDPQDENTFMGPQVSKDQWETVQSYIKKGEEEGATIAIGGPGRPAGIEKGFFSQITVFTNVKNDMTIAQEEIFGPVMSVIKYKDLDEAIDIANDTIYGLAGYVFGNDKDELKKVAISIRAGQIRINNSETDRSAPFGGFKHSGIGREWGDYGIEEFLEPKAIMGMPF; via the coding sequence ATGCTAAATCATACAAAACAATACATCAATGGGGAATGGGTTGAATCTACTGGAACAGATATAATTGAAGTAATTAACCCTGCGACAGAGGAAGTAGTAGGTAAGATTAGCAGCGGAACAAAAGAAGATGTGAATCGAGCGGTCAAGGCGGCGAAAGAGGCATTCCCTTCCTTTTCAAAAATGACGGTGGAAGAGCGAATAAAACTTTTGGAAGCTATTGCTGAAGAATATGAAAATCGTAAAGACGATTTAGTGAAAATAATGACCGCGGAATTAGGTGCGCCTATTACAAAATCGGAGGATATCCATTATAAGATGGGGCTTACGCACTTTAAAGAGGCGGCAGAACAGTTGAAAACGTTCAAGTTTACCGAAGAAAGAGAGAAATCATATATTCGAAAAGAACCGGTTGGCGTAGCTGGACTGATTACACCATGGAATTTCCCTACAAATCAGATTTCCACAAAGATTGCCAGTGCTTTGGCGGCCGGTTGTACAATGGTAGCAAAACCGGCTTCCCAAACACCATTTTCAGCAGTTATTCTGGCGGAAATTCTGGATAAAGCGGGTGTTCCGCAAGGCGTCTTTAATCTTGTCAACGGCTCGGGTTCAACAGTAGGTGAAGCAATCAGTACTCATCCGGATGTGGATATTGTATCGTTTACCGGTTCTGGTGAAGTGGGCAGCGGATTAATGAAGAATGCGGCAGAAGGTATTAAAAATATTTCATTGGAACTTGGCGGCAAATCGCCATTCGTTATTTTAAAAGATGCGGACGTAAAGGAAGCGGCAAAAACAGCATTAGGTCAAATTGCTATGAATACAGGGCAAGTATGCTCAGCTGCTACACGCATGATCGTACCGGAAGAAATGCATGATGAATTCATTGAAGCAATGAAAGAACTAGTCGCGGAATTTCCGGTAGGGGATCCACAGGATGAAAATACATTTATGGGTCCGCAAGTTTCAAAAGACCAATGGGAGACCGTTCAATCCTACATTAAAAAAGGTGAGGAAGAAGGAGCAACCATTGCAATCGGCGGCCCTGGCAGACCGGCTGGAATCGAAAAAGGATTCTTCTCGCAAATTACGGTATTTACGAATGTGAAAAACGATATGACCATTGCACAGGAAGAAATCTTTGGTCCGGTTATGTCGGTCATTAAGTATAAAGATTTAGACGAAGCAATTGATATTGCCAATGATACAATTTATGGACTTGCCGGTTATGTATTCGGAAATGATAAAGATGAGCTGAAAAAAGTCGCTATATCAATCCGAGCCGGGCAAATCCGTATTAACAATAGTGAAACAGATCGTTCGGCACCATTTGGCGGATTTAAACACTCTGGTATCGGCCGTGAATGGGGCGATTATGGGATCGAGGAATTTCTTGAGCCAAAAGCGATTATGGGAATGCCATTTTAA
- a CDS encoding aliphatic sulfonate ABC transporter substrate-binding protein → MKKQLLTFLVVAFTFLLAACASDESSKTTKASSSSNDVVVRIGVQGSGGLFGKAQEDQLFEEAFASYGATVEWVEFQSGPPMTEAIASNKLDFAGLGNMPVITAQAANIPFKIISQTLEGKKNVGVIVQSSSGITSLEELKGKKIAVGKGTNAYDFILRSFDKQNINADEVELINLNPDEAQAAFDSGGVDAWAIWEPYLTINTLSEKGTIIADGETVGLLSPSYTIARSKFAEEHPELVVTYLKTVNELLAWETANEDEAVERYAKERNLPVTLMEQTRQRSKSINILVEDAIIEEHQKTADFQYELGTIRQKVDVSEVFDNRFYKEAVK, encoded by the coding sequence ATGAAAAAACAGTTATTAACATTTTTAGTAGTAGCTTTCACCTTCCTGTTGGCAGCGTGCGCAAGTGATGAATCTTCAAAAACAACAAAAGCATCCTCAAGTAGTAATGATGTAGTCGTTCGAATCGGTGTTCAAGGTAGTGGCGGCCTGTTTGGAAAGGCACAAGAAGATCAATTATTTGAAGAGGCATTTGCCTCGTACGGTGCAACGGTAGAATGGGTGGAATTCCAAAGCGGCCCTCCGATGACAGAAGCAATTGCCTCGAACAAATTGGATTTTGCCGGACTTGGCAATATGCCTGTCATTACAGCACAAGCGGCCAATATTCCATTTAAGATTATTTCTCAAACACTGGAAGGAAAGAAAAACGTAGGTGTTATTGTCCAGTCATCAAGCGGCATTACTTCGTTGGAAGAGCTGAAAGGTAAAAAAATCGCCGTCGGTAAAGGTACGAATGCCTATGATTTTATTTTACGAAGCTTTGATAAACAAAATATCAATGCAGATGAAGTGGAGTTAATCAATTTAAACCCTGATGAAGCACAAGCCGCATTTGATTCAGGGGGTGTGGATGCATGGGCAATTTGGGAACCTTACTTAACAATTAATACACTTTCCGAAAAAGGAACAATCATAGCAGACGGAGAAACAGTCGGTCTTCTCTCCCCTTCATACACGATTGCACGGTCAAAATTTGCTGAAGAACATCCTGAACTCGTTGTAACTTATTTAAAAACAGTAAATGAACTTTTGGCATGGGAAACAGCAAACGAAGACGAGGCAGTGGAACGCTATGCGAAAGAACGTAACCTACCAGTAACGTTGATGGAGCAAACAAGGCAACGGTCAAAAAGTATAAATATTTTAGTAGAGGATGCAATTATTGAGGAACACCAAAAAACGGCAGATTTCCAGTATGAACTTGGGACCATTCGTCAAAAAGTCGATGTTTCCGAAGTATTCGACAATCGCTTTTATAAGGAAGCCGTTAAATAA
- a CDS encoding LLM class flavin-dependent oxidoreductase, translating to MSKREGKLSLGAFIYYSGHHSESWRHPSGSGHNPFDIDYFIQVAKTAERGKFDMMFLADYLHVSGAEQTASGMLDPVTLLSAIAGHTKKLGLTATCSTTYNEPFHLARRFATLDHISRGRAAWNIVTSQHNTEAQNFGKDKHPEHGLRYKMAEEYVDLARNLWDSWEDDAIINDKENRSFLKPGSVKEINYKGEWYASRGPLNVPRPPQGYPVLVVAGGSEAGIAFAAKTGEVVFTASQSLESSKAFYKKLQAKLAEENRDPSSIKIMPGISPIIAETEEAAWAKYEELNQLISDEDALKTVSAFLGIDLSDYPANGPLPELPDLAAQSNAMKSRIQLFIDSAREANLSIAQLGRKMHGARGHLEFVGTPAQLADLLELWFNEYACDGFNIMPPVLPDHLNNFVDLVIPELQKRGLFREEYEGNTLREHLGLVRPERNHFKKNREQVSLQI from the coding sequence ATGAGTAAAAGAGAAGGAAAATTAAGTTTAGGTGCATTTATTTATTATAGCGGTCATCATAGTGAAAGTTGGCGGCATCCGTCTGGATCTGGCCATAATCCATTTGATATTGATTACTTCATTCAAGTCGCAAAAACTGCCGAGCGTGGTAAATTCGATATGATGTTTCTGGCGGATTATCTCCACGTTTCAGGGGCTGAACAAACGGCATCCGGTATGCTTGACCCTGTCACTCTCTTATCAGCAATCGCCGGTCACACCAAAAAATTAGGATTAACAGCTACATGTTCTACAACATACAACGAACCGTTCCATCTTGCCAGACGATTTGCGACATTGGACCATATTAGCCGGGGACGGGCAGCATGGAATATTGTTACATCACAGCATAATACCGAAGCACAGAACTTTGGGAAAGATAAACATCCTGAGCATGGGCTTCGATATAAAATGGCGGAAGAATATGTAGATTTGGCACGTAATCTATGGGATAGCTGGGAAGACGATGCAATCATTAACGACAAGGAAAATCGATCTTTTTTAAAACCAGGCTCCGTTAAGGAAATAAATTATAAAGGAGAATGGTATGCATCACGTGGACCATTAAATGTTCCCCGTCCACCGCAAGGCTATCCGGTACTCGTTGTAGCAGGGGGGTCCGAAGCTGGGATTGCCTTCGCCGCGAAAACCGGTGAAGTGGTCTTTACTGCAAGTCAATCACTGGAAAGTTCAAAAGCATTTTATAAGAAACTCCAGGCGAAATTGGCTGAGGAAAACCGTGATCCAAGCAGCATCAAAATCATGCCCGGCATTTCACCGATTATTGCCGAAACAGAAGAAGCTGCTTGGGCAAAATATGAAGAGCTCAACCAATTAATTTCGGATGAAGATGCTTTGAAAACCGTTTCCGCTTTTTTAGGAATTGATTTGTCCGACTATCCGGCAAATGGTCCCCTTCCTGAGCTGCCTGACTTAGCTGCACAATCTAATGCGATGAAGAGCCGGATCCAGTTATTTATAGACTCCGCGCGTGAAGCGAATCTTTCCATAGCCCAACTCGGTCGTAAAATGCATGGAGCGCGGGGTCATCTGGAATTTGTCGGCACACCTGCGCAACTGGCAGATCTACTGGAACTTTGGTTTAATGAATATGCTTGCGATGGGTTTAATATTATGCCACCGGTCTTGCCCGATCATTTAAACAATTTTGTGGATTTAGTGATCCCTGAACTTCAAAAACGTGGTCTTTTCCGCGAAGAGTATGAAGGTAATACGCTACGCGAGCATTTAGGCCTGGTCCGGCCAGAAAGAAACCACTTTAAAAAGAATAGGGAGCAAGTGAGCTTACAAATTTAA
- a CDS encoding ABC transporter permease yields the protein MVTLNKTLTKDRKKTAFTARSRQLLLGALLPVGLIILWEWAGHNGYLNPLLLPAPTAIWNEFIYLLQQQHLLGHLQVSVIRALAGLAIGGSLGLLLGLIVGFSYKSQRAFDPTIQMIRMLPHLAIAPLFILWFGFGETSKLLLIAKGAFFPLYINTFLGIRSADSKLFEVARVLQFNRRQLVIKLIIPSALPHILLGLRLSVGVAWLGLVVAEMMGSTQGIGYLINDARSMSIITTVFVGIIIFASLGKLSDFIVLTVEKKLLKWQSNFEGGK from the coding sequence ATGGTAACACTTAATAAAACTCTTACTAAAGACAGGAAGAAAACCGCTTTTACTGCCAGGAGCCGGCAGCTGCTGCTTGGTGCACTCCTACCTGTTGGCTTAATCATACTTTGGGAATGGGCAGGACATAATGGCTATTTAAACCCACTTCTGCTCCCTGCTCCAACAGCTATTTGGAATGAGTTCATTTATTTACTGCAACAACAGCATTTACTCGGCCATCTCCAAGTATCCGTTATACGAGCATTGGCCGGTCTGGCTATTGGCGGTTCTCTCGGGTTATTGCTAGGACTCATTGTTGGCTTTTCCTATAAAAGCCAGCGTGCATTTGATCCAACGATTCAAATGATTCGCATGTTACCGCATCTGGCAATTGCCCCGCTTTTTATTTTATGGTTTGGCTTTGGGGAAACATCAAAACTATTACTGATCGCAAAAGGTGCCTTTTTCCCGCTGTATATAAATACTTTTTTAGGAATTCGCTCAGCCGACAGCAAGTTATTCGAAGTAGCGCGTGTACTGCAGTTTAATAGAAGACAGCTCGTCATAAAACTGATTATCCCGTCCGCGCTCCCGCATATTTTACTAGGTTTGCGTTTGTCAGTAGGAGTTGCATGGCTCGGGTTGGTAGTCGCGGAAATGATGGGCTCAACTCAAGGCATCGGATATTTAATAAATGATGCACGTTCCATGTCGATTATAACTACTGTTTTTGTGGGAATTATTATCTTTGCATCTCTCGGCAAGTTATCCGATTTTATTGTTCTTACAGTGGAGAAAAAATTATTAAAATGGCAGAGCAATTTCGAAGGAGGGAAATAA
- a CDS encoding bile acid:sodium symporter family protein, whose product MGVLQKIGKFAGNTFAIWVLVAAGLAIWIPEYFTWIGSYITILLGIVMFGMGMTLKLDDFKLILQYPKGVIIGIVSQFVIMPLLAFALAKVFNLPPEIAVGVILVGCCPGGTSSNVMTFLAKGNTALSVTITSCTTLLAPFVTPALIYLLASEWLPVSFMAMFMSVIKVVLIPIILGILAQFLFRPIVEKSVDILPTVSVVAIVMIVAAVVSGSRDKILETGLIIFAIVILHNGLGYLLGFLVAKLFKLKYDDQKAVSIEVGMQNSGLGAQLAMAHFDPVSAVPSAIFSFWHNISGPILATYWGSKANKKENSK is encoded by the coding sequence ATGGGAGTTTTACAGAAGATAGGAAAGTTTGCAGGAAATACATTTGCGATTTGGGTACTCGTTGCCGCTGGTTTAGCGATTTGGATACCTGAATATTTCACATGGATCGGCAGTTACATCACCATATTATTAGGAATTGTCATGTTTGGAATGGGGATGACACTAAAATTAGATGATTTCAAATTAATTCTTCAATATCCGAAAGGTGTTATTATCGGAATCGTTTCCCAGTTTGTCATTATGCCTTTACTTGCATTTGCGTTAGCAAAAGTTTTCAATTTACCACCTGAAATTGCGGTTGGGGTTATATTAGTAGGTTGTTGTCCAGGGGGTACGTCATCAAACGTAATGACATTCCTCGCAAAAGGAAATACGGCATTATCTGTTACGATTACATCATGTACAACATTATTGGCACCGTTTGTAACACCTGCACTAATCTACTTATTAGCAAGCGAATGGTTACCAGTTTCATTTATGGCCATGTTTATGTCAGTAATTAAAGTTGTGTTAATTCCGATTATTTTAGGAATTCTTGCTCAGTTCTTATTTAGACCGATTGTAGAAAAAAGTGTTGATATTCTTCCAACAGTATCAGTTGTGGCAATCGTGATGATCGTTGCTGCGGTAGTAAGCGGAAGCCGCGATAAAATTTTGGAAACAGGATTGATCATTTTTGCCATTGTTATTTTACATAATGGTTTAGGATACTTATTAGGATTTTTAGTAGCGAAATTATTTAAACTGAAATACGATGATCAAAAAGCAGTTTCGATTGAAGTCGGGATGCAGAATTCAGGCTTAGGAGCGCAATTGGCGATGGCACACTTCGACCCAGTCTCAGCGGTTCCTAGTGCGATCTTCAGTTTCTGGCATAATATTTCCGGACCGATTCTAGCAACCTATTGGGGTTCAAAAGCGAATAAGAAGGAAAATAGTAAATAG
- a CDS encoding LLM class flavin-dependent oxidoreductase: MEIGISTFAETTPDALTGETVTHAERLRQIVEEIKLADAVGLDVYGVGEHHRKDYAASVPSVVLAAAAMQTQQIRLTSAVTVLSSDDPVRVFQQFATLDGLSNGRAEIMAGRGSFIESFPLFGNDLTDYDALFEEKLDLLLNLQENEIVSSTGQFRPSIPGRGIYPRPVQEKLPIWVASGGTPQSAIRAATLGLPLTLAIIGGSPLYFARIVQLYYDVAKKAGHDISKLRVASHSHGFIADTTELAAEQFFPSTAAAMTKLGRERGWAPYTREAFDDARSLEGALYVGDVDTVAKKIIYLYEHVGISRFFLHVPVGSMPHDQVLHAIDLLGTKVAPIVREEVAKLKNR; encoded by the coding sequence ATGGAAATAGGTATTTCGACTTTTGCAGAAACTACACCGGATGCTTTAACCGGTGAAACAGTGACTCATGCCGAGCGGCTGCGACAAATCGTCGAAGAAATTAAGCTGGCGGATGCGGTAGGACTGGATGTGTATGGGGTCGGTGAACATCACCGAAAGGACTATGCTGCATCAGTTCCTTCTGTCGTGCTCGCGGCAGCTGCAATGCAAACACAACAGATTCGGCTGACGAGTGCTGTAACAGTACTCTCATCAGATGATCCGGTACGTGTCTTCCAGCAATTCGCGACACTTGACGGACTATCGAACGGCCGCGCCGAAATTATGGCTGGCCGAGGGTCTTTCATTGAATCGTTCCCGCTGTTCGGCAACGACTTGACTGATTATGATGCGCTTTTTGAAGAAAAACTCGATCTATTATTGAATCTTCAGGAAAATGAGATTGTGTCATCAACTGGCCAATTCCGTCCGTCGATTCCAGGACGCGGCATCTACCCGCGCCCGGTTCAGGAGAAATTGCCGATATGGGTTGCGAGCGGCGGTACACCACAATCTGCAATCCGTGCTGCAACATTGGGTTTGCCATTAACATTAGCGATTATCGGTGGCAGTCCCCTCTATTTTGCGCGCATCGTTCAACTTTATTATGATGTGGCGAAAAAGGCGGGTCATGACATTTCGAAGCTGCGTGTTGCTTCCCATTCACATGGCTTTATTGCGGATACGACAGAACTTGCAGCGGAGCAGTTTTTCCCGTCAACAGCAGCGGCTATGACAAAACTGGGCCGCGAGCGTGGATGGGCTCCGTATACCCGCGAAGCATTTGATGACGCCCGCAGCTTGGAAGGCGCTCTCTATGTAGGCGATGTTGATACGGTTGCGAAGAAAATCATCTATCTTTACGAACATGTCGGCATTTCAAGATTTTTCTTACACGTGCCAGTCGGTTCCATGCCGCATGATCAAGTATTGCATGCCATCGACCTGTTAGGTACGAAAGTTGCACCAATTGTCCGTGAGGAAGTAGCAAAATTAAAAAATAGATAA
- a CDS encoding S-layer homology domain-containing protein — MVTFKKAGAILTATALSVGLLAPIASASTVGNEHMERLPIQVAQTNTTITKEDLMKRFRELFPNEFSNVSEKDFHTGAGFSRPTDAEVRYELNFSKNINDQYEYGSFVFVGETLELEQFYYQPANRKDVLFPAKYSREEAQKAADIFMGRFNKGEGYELVPSSQNYYSPSILTQPVEYSFMYEKKNSGIPISDQTINIRVLGDGTVSSFYRTTPPKKDFTYDDSSKKQDESIITNRIQDALKAQLSYTIVPDYSTGNHRVKLVYEPSSQVTSGIHAQTGEWLTVDGLSSTLSAKSITPIVSAPLTAKHPNMTAAQARALAEKLLATDIKGVQLEIGAVDETTSETGKEVFNIQYMYNYRNGGTGTVLTIDKATGEFIHYSDIKSNLEVDTDDSEAEVKLTQKQALDKAIALVKEWIPSSAHKYALPVNDGYHETYNNSYNFTFPRIVNGLSVAGDNISVGVDAKTGALVSLYMSDFGDLEWPAATDILSEQEATKILKDELKLKLQYVNHAKVGNEQHYSLAYQPIFKEGLSAGIDAKTGEWLDPYGMANSDKPKIEHPKAAEELNYLIHAGILEVDEKFNPDAPITKEEALKVLLKSVTYMYYSSSYNESETADQSFTDVKPDDASYAFVARALQMGMLDASAKTFNPKTALTNQELARWVIGTLKLNKPAQLSDIYELKYSDAALVDKALRGHVALAYAMGLLEAENNQLNPTSEVTYAQLAQVTIRLAHKMNEYQVNNY, encoded by the coding sequence GTGGTAACTTTTAAAAAGGCGGGTGCCATATTAACTGCCACAGCACTGTCTGTTGGATTATTAGCACCTATTGCAAGTGCTTCAACAGTAGGAAATGAACATATGGAAAGATTGCCGATCCAAGTTGCACAAACAAATACAACGATAACAAAAGAAGATCTAATGAAGCGTTTTAGAGAACTATTTCCAAATGAGTTCTCAAATGTATCAGAAAAAGATTTTCATACTGGGGCAGGTTTTTCCCGTCCTACAGACGCTGAGGTGCGTTACGAACTTAATTTCTCGAAAAATATTAATGACCAATATGAATATGGAAGTTTTGTTTTTGTGGGAGAAACGTTAGAGCTAGAACAATTCTACTATCAACCGGCAAACAGAAAGGATGTATTGTTCCCGGCGAAATATTCTAGAGAGGAAGCGCAAAAAGCAGCGGATATTTTTATGGGGAGGTTCAATAAAGGCGAAGGGTATGAGCTAGTGCCAAGTTCACAAAATTATTACTCACCTTCTATTTTAACGCAGCCTGTTGAATACTCATTTATGTATGAGAAGAAAAATTCGGGTATTCCAATTTCAGATCAGACTATTAATATTCGTGTGTTAGGGGATGGCACAGTGTCATCATTTTATAGAACAACCCCTCCAAAAAAAGATTTTACGTATGATGATTCATCGAAAAAACAAGATGAATCTATCATTACGAACCGCATACAGGATGCTTTAAAAGCACAGTTGTCTTACACAATTGTACCGGATTATTCAACAGGGAATCACAGAGTAAAGCTTGTATATGAACCAAGCAGCCAGGTAACTTCAGGTATCCATGCGCAAACAGGGGAATGGTTAACTGTGGACGGGCTCTCTTCAACATTGTCTGCTAAATCTATTACACCAATTGTATCTGCGCCATTAACGGCAAAACATCCAAATATGACAGCAGCGCAGGCACGGGCATTGGCTGAGAAATTGCTTGCAACAGATATAAAAGGTGTTCAACTGGAGATTGGAGCAGTTGATGAAACAACATCCGAGACTGGTAAAGAAGTATTCAACATTCAATATATGTATAACTATCGGAATGGTGGAACAGGAACTGTGCTGACAATTGATAAAGCGACAGGGGAATTCATTCATTACAGCGATATTAAAAGCAATCTTGAAGTGGACACTGATGACAGCGAGGCGGAAGTGAAGTTAACACAAAAACAGGCCTTGGATAAAGCAATCGCTCTTGTGAAAGAATGGATACCTTCATCTGCTCACAAATATGCATTGCCTGTAAATGACGGCTACCACGAAACTTACAATAACAGTTATAACTTTACGTTCCCGCGTATTGTGAACGGCCTATCAGTGGCAGGAGACAATATATCGGTAGGTGTTGATGCCAAAACAGGTGCTTTAGTGAGCTTGTATATGAGCGATTTTGGTGATTTGGAGTGGCCGGCAGCAACGGATATTTTATCTGAACAGGAAGCAACAAAAATATTGAAAGATGAGTTGAAACTGAAGCTGCAATATGTGAATCATGCAAAAGTGGGGAATGAGCAGCATTACAGTCTGGCATACCAGCCAATCTTCAAAGAAGGGTTGTCCGCGGGCATTGATGCCAAAACAGGTGAATGGTTAGATCCTTATGGAATGGCCAATTCGGACAAGCCGAAAATCGAACATCCAAAAGCTGCCGAAGAATTAAATTATTTAATTCATGCGGGTATTTTAGAAGTAGATGAAAAGTTTAACCCAGATGCCCCTATCACTAAAGAAGAAGCACTGAAGGTTTTACTGAAATCGGTAACATACATGTATTATAGCTCAAGTTACAATGAGTCCGAAACGGCGGACCAATCATTTACGGATGTTAAGCCGGACGATGCCTCATATGCATTTGTCGCACGTGCACTACAAATGGGAATGCTTGATGCCTCTGCCAAAACATTCAATCCTAAGACAGCCCTTACTAATCAGGAGCTGGCAAGATGGGTAATCGGTACACTGAAACTGAATAAACCTGCACAACTTAGTGATATATATGAATTGAAATATAGTGATGCAGCACTAGTGGATAAGGCATTACGTGGTCACGTGGCACTGGCATATGCAATGGGATTATTAGAAGCTGAAAACAATCAGCTGAACCCGACGAGTGAAGTCACATATGCACAATTAGCTCAAGTGACGATTCGTTTAGCCCATAAAATGAATGAATATCAGGTTAATAACTATTAA